A genomic segment from Leptolyngbya boryana PCC 6306 encodes:
- a CDS encoding PAS domain S-box protein encodes MTQSQQTVLIVDDFFQDRQMYRRYLTNDPGITYTILEAESAFDGLKVCELQQIDGILLDFRLPDLDGLQFLAKLKAQGGKTFPPIVMIIEQEDESIADQAMKSGAEDYLVKSQITPNRLRLTLQTAIEHTALRRALQQTQQALRDSEERYQAIVQDQAVLICHFLPDGTLTFVNPAYCRYFGTTAETLLGQNFLHLIPEGAREQIQQQIDVLNTLTPDRPTLIQEHLVCRSNGEIGWQQWTNRAIFNSADQIIEFQAAGRDISEQKATELSLQQATERFELAVMATNGLIYDWNFKNNTVYRSRGLMDLCGYCPEEVDPSLQWWWQQIHPEDLARFDFSNLNEHLESLDRYCAEYRVRHRNGHYLWVEDRGLVVKDITGQPIRIVGSTIDISNRKQTEADLRESEARLKRLVDLNLIGIEFWDADGTVLDANDAFLNLVGYTREDLHAGKVNWRALTPPEQIQLSDASIEKMRQQTSDTLEKEYIRKDGSRISVLLGGVMFEGSHHRGISFVVDLTEQKQLQREREMLLAEAQNARAAAELANRTKDEFLAIVSHELRSPLNAILGWTKLLRSRQFDSARVEQALETIERNTQAQVKLIEDLLDVSRILRGQLRLDCVPIHLAPIITVVVANGQLAATTKQIRLCSTIEPEVGRILGDANRLQQILTNIVTNAIKFTPNGGHVTVSLEQVGNDAAISVTDTGQGISADFLPYIFERFRQVENSTTRSKDGLGLGLAIVRHLVELHGGTVQVESPGLNQGATFTVRFPLIDQVAQPTSIEPNPTIADLSKVKILIVDDVLDTCDYLQFVLSDFGATVAIAHSAAQAYGIFQQFVPDVLLSDIGMPEEDGYLLLQRIRQLPQGQSVKAIALTAFAKPEDCDRALGAGFQAHLAKPVEPDDLINAIVKVFNHA; translated from the coding sequence ATGACGCAAAGCCAACAGACGGTTCTAATTGTTGATGACTTTTTTCAAGATCGGCAAATGTATCGCCGTTACTTAACGAATGATCCAGGAATAACCTACACAATTTTAGAGGCAGAATCAGCTTTCGATGGGTTGAAGGTATGCGAGTTGCAGCAAATCGATGGAATTTTGCTTGACTTTCGGCTGCCAGATTTAGATGGGCTTCAGTTTTTGGCAAAGTTGAAAGCTCAAGGGGGCAAAACTTTTCCGCCGATCGTGATGATCATCGAGCAAGAAGATGAATCTATCGCAGATCAGGCGATGAAAAGCGGTGCAGAAGATTATTTAGTCAAAAGTCAGATTACGCCAAACCGCTTGAGATTGACCCTTCAAACTGCGATCGAACATACTGCACTGAGACGAGCACTCCAGCAAACACAACAGGCTTTGCGAGACAGCGAGGAACGCTATCAGGCGATCGTGCAAGATCAAGCCGTTTTGATTTGCCACTTTCTTCCCGATGGAACACTGACTTTTGTCAATCCTGCTTACTGTCGCTACTTTGGGACGACTGCCGAAACCTTGCTCGGACAGAATTTTTTGCACCTGATCCCCGAAGGTGCTCGTGAGCAGATTCAGCAACAGATTGATGTACTCAATACATTAACTCCAGATCGTCCGACTCTGATTCAAGAACATTTAGTTTGCAGATCGAACGGGGAGATAGGCTGGCAGCAGTGGACAAATCGCGCCATTTTCAATTCAGCAGATCAAATCATCGAATTTCAAGCCGCAGGACGAGACATCAGCGAGCAAAAAGCGACTGAATTGTCCTTGCAGCAAGCAACCGAACGCTTTGAGCTTGCCGTCATGGCGACCAATGGTTTGATTTACGATTGGAATTTCAAAAATAATACCGTTTACCGTTCACGAGGCTTGATGGATCTGTGTGGCTATTGTCCTGAAGAAGTCGATCCTTCGCTGCAATGGTGGTGGCAACAAATCCATCCTGAAGACCTGGCTCGATTTGATTTCAGTAACTTAAATGAGCACTTAGAAAGCCTCGATCGCTATTGTGCAGAATATCGAGTGCGCCATCGCAACGGGCATTATCTGTGGGTTGAAGATCGGGGTTTAGTCGTCAAAGACATTACAGGTCAACCGATCCGCATTGTAGGAAGTACGATTGATATTAGTAATCGTAAGCAAACCGAAGCAGACTTGCGAGAGAGCGAAGCTCGACTCAAACGATTGGTTGATTTGAATCTAATCGGCATTGAATTCTGGGATGCAGATGGAACAGTTTTAGATGCGAATGATGCTTTTCTCAATTTAGTTGGCTACACGCGTGAAGACTTACATGCTGGGAAAGTAAACTGGAGAGCTTTGACCCCGCCAGAACAGATCCAGCTTAGCGATGCGTCGATCGAGAAAATGCGCCAGCAAACCTCGGACACCTTAGAGAAAGAATACATTCGCAAAGATGGTAGCCGCATTAGTGTGCTTTTGGGGGGGGTGATGTTTGAAGGATCACACCATCGCGGCATTAGCTTTGTGGTCGATTTAACCGAACAAAAACAGCTCCAGCGCGAGCGAGAAATGTTACTTGCCGAAGCTCAGAACGCTCGTGCTGCGGCTGAACTGGCAAATCGAACCAAAGATGAGTTTCTCGCGATCGTCTCTCACGAACTGCGATCGCCCCTGAATGCGATTCTGGGCTGGACAAAACTGCTGCGTTCTCGTCAGTTTGATTCTGCGAGAGTTGAACAAGCGTTAGAAACGATCGAGCGCAATACGCAAGCTCAAGTCAAGTTAATCGAAGATTTGCTCGATGTGTCTCGCATTCTGCGCGGTCAACTCCGCTTAGATTGTGTGCCCATACATTTAGCCCCAATTATCACAGTTGTCGTTGCAAACGGACAGCTTGCAGCAACCACAAAGCAAATTCGACTCTGTTCGACCATTGAGCCAGAAGTCGGACGGATTTTAGGAGATGCCAATCGGCTGCAGCAAATCCTGACAAATATCGTGACGAATGCGATTAAATTTACCCCCAACGGCGGACATGTTACCGTCTCGTTAGAGCAGGTCGGCAATGATGCTGCTATCAGTGTAACCGACACAGGACAAGGCATCAGTGCTGATTTTTTGCCGTATATCTTTGAGCGATTTCGACAAGTGGAAAATAGCACCACCCGATCGAAAGATGGATTAGGGCTAGGACTTGCAATTGTGCGGCATTTAGTTGAATTGCATGGCGGAACCGTTCAGGTTGAGAGTCCGGGGCTAAATCAAGGTGCAACGTTTACAGTCAGGTTTCCACTGATTGATCAGGTTGCTCAACCGACCTCGATTGAGCCGAATCCTACGATCGCAGACTTGAGCAAGGTCAAGATCCTCATTGTCGATGATGTCCTTGATACTTGTGACTATCTTCAGTTTGTCCTGAGCGATTTTGGAGCAACCGTTGCCATCGCTCATTCTGCGGCACAAGCGTATGGGATATTTCAACAGTTTGTGCCAGATGTACTGCTGAGTGATATTGGTATGCCAGAAGAAGATGGGTATTTGTTGTTGCAGCGAATTCGACAATTACCACAAGGTCAATCTGTCAAGGCGATCGCGCTGACTGCTTTTGCTAAACCCGAAGACTGCGATCGCGCCTTGGGGGCTGGATTCCAAGCCCATTTAGCGAAGCCTGTAGAACCCGATGACTTGATTAATGCGATCGTGAAGGTATTCAATCATGCCTGA
- a CDS encoding phycobilisome rod-core linker polypeptide, producing the protein MSVKASGGSSVARPQLYQTVPVATISQAEQQDRFLGRGELDELVQYFKSGQKRLEIAEILTRNSELIVSRSANRIFTGGSPMAFLEKPNVDAEPVKTVAGTTLNTEEGMKLGTVTYAEGSGGGLFGGIRNFFLTPSAGAIPPGFRPINVARYGPSNMAKSLRDLSWFLRYTTYAIVAGDPSIISVNTRGLREIIERACSGEATIVALQEMKVAAGIYFRGDADAKAIVDQYFDVLITEFKAPTPSTKLRQRPSPDQQGLQLPQIYFNAAERRPKFVMKPGLSASEKNEAVKAAYRQVFERDITRAYSLSISDLESKVKNSEISMKEFIRRLAKSPLYRKNFFEPYINSRALELAFRHILGRGPSSREEVQKYFSIVSSGGLNALVDALVDSQEYSDYFGEETVPYLRGLGQEAQECRNWGPQQNLFNYSAPFRKIPQFLTTFASYDQPLPDQHVYGSGNDPLEIQFGAIFPKETRTPSASPAPFGKDTRRILINRGPGINNQLSNPSARGVAPGTLGPKVFKYDQSPSFTKSFGKRSTGTKGISTKFSESSTQAVIKAAYLQVFGRDVYEGQRLKVDEIKLENGEITIKEFVRRLAKSPLFRSLYWEKLYVMKAVEYIHRRLLGRPTYGRQETNKYFDISAKKGVYALVDAILDTEEYNVTFGEDTVPYERYLTPAGVSLRMNRVGSIQDKGTKITKEETPLFVQLGTSTGLRTQPDVDFRINQGVSKKREQTKVFKLTQLNDKANLKTVIGAAYRQVFERDIAPYVIQNEFSVLETQLSNGDITLKEFIAGLGSSSLYVKEFYTPYPNTKVIELGTKHFLGRAPLDQAEIRKYNTILATQGLKAFITEMVNTVEYNEAFGEDVVPYNRFLTLPAANFPNSQTLYNKLTKQNDKVEVPSFSPTNSRLDISTMPLTSSAIAANGKDVAQVGRSSTPFVPAELDMRRKPARIYRMNPGMMQHESEMVINAIYAQVMNVPADQVPVEFKRSDLEAQLQQGEISVREFVRALASSPSYSQRFYTPYPNAKAIELLFRHLLGRAPISQEELHEYNQILSGQGLSAVVHAIVDGTEYARFFGEDVVPYKRNLDATSI; encoded by the coding sequence ATGAGTGTTAAGGCAAGTGGTGGAAGCTCGGTTGCGCGCCCGCAACTATACCAAACAGTACCAGTTGCAACGATTTCACAGGCAGAGCAACAAGACCGCTTTTTAGGGCGGGGCGAACTCGATGAACTCGTGCAGTATTTCAAATCTGGGCAAAAACGTCTAGAAATCGCTGAAATTCTGACACGGAACTCTGAACTGATCGTCTCGCGATCGGCAAACCGCATTTTTACAGGCGGCTCTCCGATGGCATTCCTTGAAAAGCCAAATGTTGACGCAGAACCTGTGAAAACGGTGGCAGGCACAACCCTGAATACCGAAGAAGGGATGAAACTGGGAACTGTCACTTATGCGGAAGGCTCCGGCGGCGGATTATTTGGCGGCATTCGGAACTTCTTCCTAACGCCGAGCGCAGGTGCAATCCCTCCAGGGTTCCGTCCAATTAACGTGGCACGCTATGGCCCGAGCAATATGGCGAAGTCGCTCCGCGACTTAAGCTGGTTCTTACGCTATACGACCTATGCGATCGTGGCAGGCGATCCGAGCATCATCTCAGTCAATACTCGCGGGTTGCGCGAAATTATTGAACGAGCATGTTCCGGTGAAGCAACCATCGTGGCACTGCAAGAAATGAAAGTCGCAGCCGGAATTTATTTCCGGGGGGATGCAGATGCAAAAGCGATCGTCGATCAGTACTTCGATGTTCTGATCACTGAATTTAAAGCGCCCACACCTTCAACCAAACTGCGTCAACGTCCTTCTCCCGACCAACAGGGCTTACAACTGCCGCAAATCTACTTCAATGCAGCAGAACGCCGTCCGAAGTTTGTGATGAAACCAGGACTGTCGGCAAGCGAGAAAAACGAAGCAGTCAAGGCAGCTTACCGCCAGGTATTTGAGCGGGACATCACTCGCGCTTACTCATTGAGCATCTCTGACCTCGAATCGAAGGTGAAAAACAGCGAAATCTCGATGAAGGAATTCATCCGTCGCTTGGCAAAATCACCCTTGTACCGCAAGAACTTCTTCGAGCCGTACATCAATAGCCGCGCTCTTGAATTGGCATTCCGTCACATTCTCGGTCGGGGTCCTTCTTCGCGTGAAGAGGTGCAGAAATATTTCTCGATCGTATCGAGCGGTGGGTTGAATGCCCTCGTCGATGCTTTGGTCGATTCGCAAGAGTACAGCGACTACTTCGGAGAAGAAACCGTTCCGTACCTGCGTGGCTTAGGTCAAGAAGCTCAAGAATGTCGCAACTGGGGTCCGCAACAAAACCTGTTTAACTACAGTGCACCCTTCCGCAAGATTCCGCAGTTTCTCACCACGTTTGCCTCTTACGATCAGCCGTTGCCGGATCAGCACGTTTACGGTTCTGGAAACGATCCACTAGAAATCCAGTTTGGTGCGATCTTCCCGAAAGAAACTCGTACTCCTAGCGCAAGCCCTGCTCCATTCGGCAAAGATACACGTCGAATCTTGATCAATCGCGGACCTGGCATCAACAACCAGCTCAGCAATCCAAGCGCGCGCGGTGTTGCTCCTGGCACGCTTGGTCCAAAAGTCTTCAAATACGACCAAAGTCCTAGCTTTACCAAGTCATTTGGAAAGCGGTCTACTGGCACAAAAGGCATTAGTACCAAATTCTCAGAAAGCTCCACCCAAGCGGTGATCAAAGCGGCTTATCTGCAAGTTTTCGGGCGCGATGTCTATGAAGGACAACGCCTCAAAGTCGATGAAATCAAGCTGGAAAACGGCGAAATCACCATTAAAGAATTCGTCCGTCGCTTGGCGAAGTCACCGCTATTCCGCAGTCTGTACTGGGAAAAACTGTATGTGATGAAAGCGGTGGAATACATTCACCGTCGCTTGTTGGGTCGTCCAACCTACGGTCGCCAAGAAACCAACAAGTACTTTGATATCAGTGCGAAGAAAGGCGTTTACGCATTAGTCGATGCGATTCTTGACACGGAAGAGTACAACGTAACCTTTGGCGAAGATACCGTTCCTTATGAGCGCTATCTCACCCCCGCAGGTGTTTCTCTGAGAATGAACCGCGTCGGTTCGATTCAAGACAAAGGCACCAAGATTACGAAAGAGGAAACACCTCTGTTCGTTCAATTGGGAACTTCGACTGGTCTACGGACTCAACCCGATGTAGACTTCCGGATCAACCAAGGGGTCAGCAAGAAGCGCGAACAAACGAAAGTCTTCAAGCTTACCCAACTCAACGACAAGGCGAACCTCAAGACTGTGATCGGTGCGGCTTATCGTCAAGTCTTCGAGCGCGACATTGCTCCGTATGTGATCCAAAACGAATTCTCGGTCTTGGAAACTCAACTCAGCAATGGCGATATCACCTTGAAAGAGTTTATTGCAGGGCTTGGTTCTTCCAGTCTGTATGTCAAGGAGTTCTACACGCCTTACCCGAACACGAAAGTGATCGAGCTAGGAACGAAGCATTTCTTAGGACGTGCTCCTCTGGATCAAGCTGAAATCCGCAAGTACAACACGATTCTGGCGACTCAAGGCTTGAAGGCGTTTATCACCGAGATGGTCAACACCGTCGAGTACAACGAAGCGTTTGGTGAAGATGTGGTTCCATACAACCGTTTCTTAACCTTGCCGGCTGCGAACTTCCCGAACTCTCAAACCTTGTACAACAAGCTGACGAAGCAAAACGATAAGGTTGAAGTTCCGAGCTTTTCGCCCACGAATTCGCGCCTAGATATTTCCACGATGCCGTTGACTTCTAGCGCGATCGCGGCAAATGGCAAAGATGTAGCTCAAGTGGGTCGTTCTTCGACTCCCTTCGTCCCGGCAGAGTTGGACATGCGCCGTAAGCCTGCTCGCATCTACCGGATGAATCCTGGCATGATGCAGCACGAGAGTGAGATGGTGATCAATGCCATTTATGCTCAAGTGATGAATGTACCAGCGGATCAAGTTCCGGTTGAGTTTAAGCGATCGGATCTCGAAGCTCAGTTGCAGCAGGGCGAAATTTCAGTGCGGGAGTTTGTTCGCGCATTGGCAAGTTCACCGAGCTATAGCCAGCGCTTCTATACTCCCTATCCGAATGCAAAAGCGATCGAGCTATTGTTCCGTCATTTGCTAGGTCGGGCGCCGATCAGTCAGGAAGAGCTGCACGAATACAATCAGATCTTATCGGGTCAAGGGTTGAGTGCTGTTGTACATGCGATCGTCGATGGAACTGAGTATGCTCGCTTCTTTGGCGAAGATGTCGTTCCCTACAAGCGCAATCTAGATGCGACTTCGATCTAA
- the thiC gene encoding phosphomethylpyrimidine synthase: MRTEWIAKRRGQKNVSQMHYARNGVITEEMHYVAQRENLPVELIRDEVARGRMIIPANINHPNLEPMAIGIASKCKVNANIGASPNSSNIDEEVDKLKLAVKYGADTVMDLSTGGGNLDEIRTAIINASPVPIGTVPIYQVLESVHGNLDRLTPDDFLHVIEKHAQQGVDYMTIHAGLLIEYLPLVKSRITGIVSRGGGIIARWMLQHHKQNPLYTHFDDIIEIFKKYDVSFSLGDSLRPGCTHDASDEAQLSELKTLGQLTRKAWEHDIQVMVEGPGHVPMDQIEFNVRKQMEECSEAPFYVLGPLVTDIAPGYDHITSAIGAAMAGWYGTAMLCYVTPKEHLGLPNAEDVRNGLIAYKIAAHAADIARHRPGARDRDDELSAARYNFDWNRQFELSLDPERAKEYHDETLPADIYKTAEFCSMCGPKFCPMQTKVDADALTELEKFLAREKQPVR, translated from the coding sequence ATGCGGACAGAATGGATCGCAAAACGCCGAGGACAGAAGAATGTTTCTCAAATGCACTACGCTCGCAACGGAGTCATTACCGAAGAAATGCACTATGTCGCTCAGCGGGAAAATCTTCCTGTTGAATTGATTCGCGATGAAGTCGCACGCGGTCGGATGATCATTCCGGCGAATATCAATCACCCCAATTTGGAGCCGATGGCGATCGGGATTGCTTCAAAATGTAAGGTGAACGCGAACATTGGGGCATCGCCCAATTCCTCGAACATTGATGAAGAAGTAGACAAACTCAAACTCGCGGTCAAGTACGGTGCTGATACCGTGATGGATTTGTCAACCGGGGGCGGAAACTTAGATGAGATTCGGACTGCGATCATCAATGCTTCTCCTGTGCCGATCGGAACTGTGCCGATTTATCAGGTTCTCGAAAGTGTGCATGGCAATCTCGATCGCTTAACCCCAGATGATTTTCTACATGTGATTGAAAAGCACGCTCAACAAGGCGTGGATTACATGACCATTCATGCGGGATTGTTGATCGAATACTTGCCGCTCGTGAAATCTCGAATTACTGGGATTGTTTCTCGTGGTGGTGGAATTATTGCGCGCTGGATGTTGCAGCATCACAAGCAGAATCCGCTCTACACCCACTTTGATGACATTATCGAAATTTTCAAGAAGTACGATGTGTCGTTTAGTTTAGGAGATTCACTGCGTCCGGGTTGTACTCACGACGCGTCGGATGAAGCTCAGCTTTCGGAATTAAAAACACTCGGACAACTGACCCGTAAAGCGTGGGAACATGATATTCAAGTCATGGTTGAAGGACCAGGACATGTGCCGATGGATCAGATCGAGTTCAATGTTCGCAAGCAAATGGAAGAGTGTTCGGAAGCACCTTTCTATGTCTTGGGTCCATTAGTCACCGATATTGCTCCAGGCTATGACCATATTACTTCCGCGATCGGGGCTGCGATGGCAGGTTGGTATGGGACTGCTATGCTGTGTTACGTGACTCCGAAAGAGCATTTAGGCTTGCCGAATGCGGAAGATGTTCGTAATGGGTTGATTGCTTATAAGATTGCGGCACATGCGGCAGATATTGCACGGCATCGACCGGGAGCGCGCGATCGCGATGATGAGCTTTCGGCTGCACGGTATAACTTTGACTGGAATCGGCAATTTGAACTTTCGCTGGATCCAGAGCGAGCCAAGGAATACCACGATGAAACATTACCAGCAGACATTTATAAGACTGCTGAGTTCTGCTCGATGTGTGGACCGAAGTTCTGCCCCATGCAAACGAAAGTAGACGCTGATGCGCTAACTGAACTTGAAAAGTTCTTGGCACGGGAAAAACAGCCCGTTCGCTAA
- a CDS encoding response regulator — protein sequence MLAKRILLIDDERRLARVIQACLSKLGGWTVIVATSGADGLTKAETEQPDAILLDIMMPDMDGIMLLRHLKKHPVTAAIPVILLTAKLPAIAADPNHPLPISGMIAKPFEPLNLAEQIAEILAW from the coding sequence ATGTTAGCCAAGCGGATTCTGCTGATTGATGATGAAAGAAGACTGGCTCGGGTCATTCAAGCCTGTCTGAGCAAACTTGGAGGTTGGACAGTGATCGTTGCAACATCAGGGGCAGACGGATTGACGAAGGCTGAAACAGAACAGCCAGATGCAATCTTACTAGATATCATGATGCCGGACATGGATGGAATCATGCTCTTACGACACTTGAAGAAACATCCAGTCACCGCAGCCATTCCAGTTATTCTTTTGACTGCCAAGCTACCTGCGATCGCGGCTGATCCAAACCATCCCCTACCGATTTCCGGCATGATTGCAAAACCATTTGAGCCGTTAAATTTAGCAGAACAAATTGCAGAAATTTTGGCATGGTAA